One window of the Deltaproteobacteria bacterium genome contains the following:
- a CDS encoding HEPN domain-containing protein gives MHNRGLSIDYITRARHRLSSLEVLLTLGDFADVVREAQEVVELALKALLRHSGIEVPRVHDVSSILIDNAALLPAGIQNKITQLTKISRTLRRDRELAFYGSEDLTPSEFYKQEDADAAKNQATWVVTEVEAAMVDATALRR, from the coding sequence ATGCATAACCGCGGTCTAAGTATTGATTATATAACCCGCGCGCGTCATCGCTTATCCAGTCTCGAAGTATTATTAACGCTTGGCGACTTTGCTGATGTAGTGCGAGAAGCTCAAGAAGTAGTAGAATTGGCACTTAAAGCACTTCTGCGTCATAGTGGCATCGAAGTACCCCGTGTACATGACGTGAGTTCCATACTTATCGACAACGCTGCATTACTGCCTGCTGGTATCCAAAATAAAATTACGCAATTAACCAAAATCTCCCGGACATTACGCCGTGATCGTGAGCTTGCCTTTTATGGCAGCGAAGACTTAACCCCATCGGAATTTTATAAACAAGAAGACGCCGACGCTGCTAAAAACCAAGCTACCTGGGTAGTTACCGAGGTAGAAGCGGCTATGGTTGATGCCACCGCTTTGCGGCGCTGA
- a CDS encoding nucleotidyltransferase domain-containing protein: MNPSGRFVLRLPTSLHAQLRKQALERGISLNSLCVERLAINESQNMVSADNVVSDVVSYTDSQATSSLIKACINCFAEKLEGVVLFGSVARGEATAASDADLLIVLSQGSRIERSLYHLWEKLEAAAISIKGHMVSPQFVALPASSSQFGGLWYEVALDGILLWDCKGAVAKALVFLRHQMLNGMISRHETHGHPYWIRNPKASHEQMREQAHA, from the coding sequence ATGAATCCTTCAGGGCGGTTTGTATTGCGTTTACCGACATCATTGCATGCTCAACTTCGTAAGCAGGCTTTAGAACGAGGTATTTCGCTAAATTCATTATGTGTTGAGCGATTAGCGATTAATGAAAGTCAAAACATGGTATCAGCTGATAATGTAGTATCAGATGTAGTATCATATACCGACTCACAGGCAACTTCATCATTAATTAAAGCTTGTATAAACTGTTTTGCTGAAAAGCTCGAAGGTGTAGTGCTATTCGGCTCGGTGGCACGAGGTGAAGCCACGGCTGCATCTGATGCAGATCTCCTCATTGTACTGTCCCAAGGCAGCCGCATTGAACGAAGCTTATATCATCTTTGGGAGAAGCTCGAAGCTGCTGCCATAAGCATTAAGGGTCACATGGTAAGTCCGCAATTCGTGGCTTTGCCCGCATCATCAAGTCAATTTGGCGGTTTATGGTATGAAGTAGCGTTAGATGGAATACTGCTTTGGGATTGTAAGGGTGCGGTAGCCAAGGCACTTGTTTTTTTACGTCACCAAATGCTCAATGGCATGATATCGCGGCACGAAACCCACGGGCATCCATATTGGATACGCAACCCAAAAGCGTCGCACGAACAAATGAGAGAGCAAGCTCATGCATAA
- the dacB gene encoding D-alanyl-D-alanine carboxypeptidase/D-alanyl-D-alanine-endopeptidase has product MITALACEDDTKPAPVLPSLEQSALNQQTDVTAKAKLFGETPIANNSQNNSDAKNASPATPAKSPWGDQKSPQIINNISDTKLDKFADSNAAAINKPQVTKGPVDYFSQIPNVVGPPKSKILELRLLSLSKRVKRMHEAWLAKSDEWSQRAMELESRRLAARLDPIIKRVERRSAVSLHVRHLRSQRVLYDHNGLEQRNPASNQKMLTISAALDLLGPESHFETKVMRTADTLFIIGGGDPTLTPERINEYAQTLTNENDLSGIVHLVIDETAFSNERFTPGMTLDDVGYAYAAPSGALSFADNVVHISVTPSSTGGLARVQVSPYNHHILIDSQVRIIASHEGENTVWVRTRPRGDQTAVEVRGEMRANDKPLYEKRRVYDPGMFTGQAFGDAIAKASGQAILPVVRGRAPSGGHLLQTWNSLPLIDIAKDTLAFSNNFATEMILRTIAWRFVGIGSFEEGKNILEQYWQTIGVTPNALVVDNGSGLTREGRFTAQGLVDLLSAAHLVQPANSGLLAVLPVAGKPGTLAHRQSHARGRLRAKTGTLNGVSALTGIITKVTGDPVIAFSLVINPTANKSSLDVGARHAAEEDIGKVLVGFVDDLVAKEPQREKRRR; this is encoded by the coding sequence ATGATTACTGCTCTAGCTTGTGAAGATGATACTAAACCAGCGCCAGTACTGCCATCATTAGAACAATCAGCACTAAATCAACAAACAGATGTGACAGCTAAGGCAAAGTTGTTTGGTGAAACCCCTATCGCCAACAATAGCCAAAATAACAGTGATGCTAAAAATGCTTCACCTGCCACACCGGCAAAATCACCATGGGGTGATCAAAAATCACCACAAATAATAAACAACATTAGCGATACTAAATTAGATAAATTTGCAGATAGCAATGCAGCAGCAATCAATAAACCTCAAGTTACTAAAGGGCCAGTTGATTATTTTAGTCAAATTCCCAATGTAGTTGGCCCGCCAAAATCAAAAATTCTTGAGCTGCGTTTATTATCACTCTCAAAACGGGTGAAACGCATGCACGAGGCTTGGTTAGCCAAGAGTGATGAGTGGTCACAGCGAGCCATGGAGCTTGAATCGCGTCGATTAGCGGCAAGGTTAGATCCCATAATTAAACGAGTTGAGCGCCGCTCAGCAGTTTCACTGCATGTACGACATTTGCGTTCACAGCGGGTGCTTTATGATCACAACGGCTTAGAACAACGCAATCCGGCCAGCAATCAAAAAATGCTGACGATTAGTGCGGCCCTTGATTTGCTGGGGCCTGAATCTCATTTTGAAACTAAAGTGATGCGTACCGCAGATACATTGTTTATAATTGGTGGAGGCGATCCGACCTTAACCCCTGAGCGCATCAATGAATATGCACAAACCTTAACTAACGAGAATGACCTAAGTGGCATTGTGCATTTGGTTATTGATGAGACCGCATTTTCTAATGAGCGTTTTACCCCCGGCATGACTTTAGACGATGTCGGTTATGCTTATGCTGCCCCCAGTGGCGCCTTATCATTCGCTGATAATGTGGTGCATATTTCAGTAACGCCTAGTTCAACTGGCGGGTTAGCTCGTGTACAAGTATCGCCATATAATCATCATATTCTTATTGATTCCCAGGTGCGTATCATTGCCAGTCATGAAGGAGAAAATACCGTTTGGGTGCGAACGCGGCCACGAGGGGACCAAACTGCAGTCGAAGTTCGTGGTGAAATGCGTGCTAATGATAAACCTTTGTATGAAAAACGTCGGGTGTATGACCCTGGCATGTTTACCGGGCAAGCATTTGGTGATGCGATTGCGAAAGCTTCAGGGCAAGCCATACTGCCGGTAGTGCGGGGGAGAGCGCCTAGTGGTGGTCATTTGTTGCAAACTTGGAATTCATTGCCGCTTATAGATATTGCTAAAGATACCTTAGCTTTCTCAAACAACTTTGCCACTGAGATGATATTGCGCACTATAGCTTGGCGTTTTGTAGGTATTGGTTCATTTGAAGAAGGTAAAAATATTCTTGAGCAATACTGGCAAACCATAGGGGTTACCCCTAATGCTTTAGTTGTTGATAATGGCTCAGGATTAACTCGCGAAGGAAGATTTACCGCACAAGGTTTAGTTGATTTGCTTTCTGCAGCACATCTAGTGCAACCTGCTAATAGTGGTTTGCTTGCGGTGTTACCAGTGGCAGGTAAACCTGGCACTTTGGCTCATCGTCAATCACATGCGCGTGGTCGCTTGCGGGCGAAAACCGGTACACTCAATGGCGTAAGCGCCTTAACCGGAATTATAACCAAAGTAACCGGTGACCCAGTGATTGCCTTTAGCTTAGTGATTAATCCCACCGCCAATAAAAGCAGTCTCGATGTTGGGGCACGCCACGCTGCCGAAGAAGATATTGGCAAAGTGTTAGTAGGTTTTGTTGATGATTTGGTTGCCAAAGAGCCACAACGAGAAAAACGCCGCAGATAA